A stretch of Helicobacter pylori DNA encodes these proteins:
- the nuoH gene encoding NADH-quinone oxidoreductase subunit NuoH: MSAYIIETLIKILILVAVFSALGGFATYIERKVLAYFQRRLGPCYVGPFGLLQVAADGIKLFTKEDIIPQGANKFIFTLAPIIAMVSAFVSMAPIPFFPNFTLFGYEIKPLISDINIGFLFFLAVGSAGIYAPILAGLASNNKYSLIGSARATIQLLSFEVVSTLTILAPLMVVGSLSLVEINHYQSGGFLDWLVFKQPLAFVLFLIASYAELNRTPFDLLEHEAEIVAGYCTEYSGLKWGMFFLAEYAHLFAFSFVISIVFFGGFNAWGFIPGGIAILIKAGFFVFLSMWVRATYPHVRPDQLMNMCWKIMLPLALLNIVLTGIIILI; encoded by the coding sequence ATGAGCGCTTATATCATTGAAACCTTGATTAAAATTTTGATTTTAGTCGCTGTTTTTTCGGCTTTAGGAGGCTTTGCCACTTATATTGAAAGGAAAGTGTTAGCCTATTTCCAACGCCGTTTAGGGCCTTGTTATGTGGGGCCTTTTGGGCTTTTGCAAGTCGCAGCAGACGGCATTAAGCTTTTCACTAAAGAAGACATTATCCCCCAAGGCGCGAACAAATTCATTTTCACGCTAGCGCCCATTATTGCGATGGTGAGCGCGTTTGTATCCATGGCACCTATCCCCTTTTTCCCTAATTTCACTCTGTTTGGCTATGAGATCAAGCCCCTTATTTCTGACATCAACATTGGCTTTTTGTTTTTCTTAGCTGTGGGTTCGGCAGGGATTTATGCGCCTATTTTAGCCGGGCTTGCCTCCAATAACAAATACTCTTTAATTGGCTCCGCAAGAGCGACAATCCAACTGCTCAGCTTTGAAGTGGTCAGCACCTTAACCATTCTAGCCCCCCTAATGGTGGTAGGATCGCTCTCTTTAGTGGAAATCAATCATTACCAAAGCGGTGGGTTTTTAGACTGGCTTGTGTTTAAGCAGCCTCTAGCGTTTGTTTTGTTTTTGATCGCAAGCTACGCTGAATTGAATCGAACCCCCTTTGACTTGTTAGAGCATGAAGCCGAGATCGTGGCGGGGTATTGCACCGAATACAGCGGCTTGAAATGGGGCATGTTCTTTTTAGCGGAATACGCGCATTTGTTCGCTTTTTCTTTTGTGATTTCTATTGTGTTTTTTGGCGGGTTTAACGCATGGGGCTTTATCCCTGGGGGCATAGCGATTTTGATTAAAGCGGGCTTTTTTGTCTTTTTATCCATGTGGGTTAGAGCGACTTATCCGCATGTAAGGCCCGATCAATTGATGAACATGTGCTGGAAAATCATGCTGCCTTTAGCGTTATTGAATATTGTGCTAACGGGCATTA